From Camelus bactrianus isolate YW-2024 breed Bactrian camel chromosome 16, ASM4877302v1, whole genome shotgun sequence, the proteins below share one genomic window:
- the METTL23 gene encoding histone-arginine methyltransferase METTL23 isoform X1 gives MYVWPCAVVLAQYLWFHRGSLPGKAVLEIGAGVSLPGIMAAKCGAEVTLSDSSELPHCLEICRQSCQMNDLPQVHVIGVTWGHVSQDLLALPPQDIILASDVFFEPEDFEDVITTVYLLMQKNPKVQLWSTYQVRSADWSLEALLYKWDMKCVHIPLESFGADKEDIAESALPGRHTVEMLVISFAKDSL, from the exons ATGTATGTTTGGCCCTGTGCTGTGGTCCTGGCCCAGTACCTATGGTTTCACAGAGGATCTCTGCCAGGCAAGGCTGTCTTAGAG ATTGGAGCTGGAGTGAGCCTTCCAGGAATTATGGCTGCAAAATGTGGTGCTGAAGTAACACTGTCAGACAGTTCAGAGCTGCCTCACTGTCTAGAAATCTGCCGGCAGAGCTGCCAAATGAACGACCTGCCACAGGTGCATGTTATAGGAGTCACGTGGGGTCACGTATCTCAGGATCTTCTGGCTCTACCACCACAAGATATTATTCTTGCATCAGATGTATTCTTTGAACCAgaag ACTTTGAAGACGTTATAACTACAGTTTACCTTTTGATGCAAAAGAACCCCAAGGTCCAATTGTGGTCTACTTACCAGGTAAGAAG tgctgACTGGTCACTTGAAGCTTTGCTCTACAAGTGGGacatgaaatgtgttcacatTCCTCTGGAGTCTTTTGGTGCAGACAAGGAAGATATAGCAGAATCTGCCCTCCCAGGAAGACATACTGTTGAAATGCTGGTCATCTCCTTTGCAAAGGACAGTCTCTGA
- the SRSF2 gene encoding serine/arginine-rich splicing factor 2, with the protein MSYGRPPPDVEGMTSLKVDNLTYRTSPDTLRRVFEKYGRVGDVYIPRDRYTKESRGFAFVRFHDKRDAEDAMDAMDGAVLDGRELRVQMARYGRPPDSHHSRRGPPPRRYGGGGYGRRSRSPRRRRRSRSRSRSRSRSRSRSRYSRSKSRSRTRSRSRSTSKSRSARRSKSKSSSVSRSRSRSRSRSRSRSPPPVSKRESKSRSRSKSPPKSPEEEGAVSS; encoded by the exons ATGAGTTACGGTCGCCCGCCTCCCGATGTGGAGGGCATGACCTCCCTCAAGGTGGACAACCTGACCTACCGCACCTCGCCCGACACCCTGAGGCGCGTGTTCGAGAAGTACGGGCGCGTCGGCGACGTGTACATCCCGCGGGACCGCTACACCAAGGAGTCCCGTGGCTTCGCTTTCGTCCGCTTCCACGACAAGCGCGACGCCGAGGACGCCATGGACGCCATGGACGGGGCCGTGCTGGACGGCCGCGAGCTGCGAGTGCAGATGGCGCGCTACGGCCGCCCCCCGGACTCGCACCACAGCCGCCGGGGACCCCCGCCCCGCCGGTACGGGGGCGGTGGCTACGGACGTCGGAGCCGCAG CCCCAGGCGGCGTCGCCGCAGCCGGTCCCGGAGTCGGAGCCGATCCAGGTCCCGGAGTCGATCTCGCTACAGCCGCTCCAAGTCCCGCTCTCGCACTCGCTCAAGATCGCGATCGACCTCCAAGTCCAGATCCGCGCGACGGTCCAAGTCCAAGTCCTCGTCGGTCTCCAGATCTCGCTCGCGGTCCAGGTCCAGGTCTAGGTCCAGGAGTCCTCCACCCGTGTCCAAGAGGGAATCCAAGTCCAGGTCGCGATCCAAGAGTCCTCCCAAGTCTCCTGAAGAGGAAGGAGCGGTGTCCTCTTAA
- the METTL23 gene encoding histone-arginine methyltransferase METTL23 isoform X2, protein MECMFGPVLWSWPSTYGFTEDLCQIGAGVSLPGIMAAKCGAEVTLSDSSELPHCLEICRQSCQMNDLPQVHVIGVTWGHVSQDLLALPPQDIILASDVFFEPEDFEDVITTVYLLMQKNPKVQLWSTYQVRSADWSLEALLYKWDMKCVHIPLESFGADKEDIAESALPGRHTVEMLVISFAKDSL, encoded by the exons ATGGAATGTATGTTTGGCCCTGTGCTGTGGTCCTGGCCCAGTACCTATGGTTTCACAGAGGATCTCTGCCAG ATTGGAGCTGGAGTGAGCCTTCCAGGAATTATGGCTGCAAAATGTGGTGCTGAAGTAACACTGTCAGACAGTTCAGAGCTGCCTCACTGTCTAGAAATCTGCCGGCAGAGCTGCCAAATGAACGACCTGCCACAGGTGCATGTTATAGGAGTCACGTGGGGTCACGTATCTCAGGATCTTCTGGCTCTACCACCACAAGATATTATTCTTGCATCAGATGTATTCTTTGAACCAgaag ACTTTGAAGACGTTATAACTACAGTTTACCTTTTGATGCAAAAGAACCCCAAGGTCCAATTGTGGTCTACTTACCAGGTAAGAAG tgctgACTGGTCACTTGAAGCTTTGCTCTACAAGTGGGacatgaaatgtgttcacatTCCTCTGGAGTCTTTTGGTGCAGACAAGGAAGATATAGCAGAATCTGCCCTCCCAGGAAGACATACTGTTGAAATGCTGGTCATCTCCTTTGCAAAGGACAGTCTCTGA